One Cryptomeria japonica chromosome 9, Sugi_1.0, whole genome shotgun sequence genomic window carries:
- the LOC131858327 gene encoding uncharacterized protein LOC131858327 → MAQSNLDANQINVLEEEHRAYLYDMDGCEWYDNIIYYLQKMKCLEDMSDNKKRKLKLYAIKYATINGKIWWRNSDGVMLKCVDQDQAHKLLTEMDSGGCGGHYMAQTTAHKILRARFWWPTIFNDAHQLVRKCDPCQRFSRKLKFSGNLSLNPVDVKAPFQ, encoded by the coding sequence ATGGCTCAGAGCAATCTAGATGCTAATCAGATAAATGTTTTAGAAGAAGAACATAGAGCTTATCTCTATGATATGGATGGTTGTGAGTGGTATGATAATATAATATACTACTTGCAGAAGATGAAGTGTCTTGAAGATATGAGTGATAACAAAAAGAGGAAATTGAAGTTATATGCTATAAAGTATGCTACTATTAATGGAAAGATTTGGTGGAGAAACAGTGATGGTGTCATGTTAAAATGTGTTGACCAAGATCAAGCTCATAAATTGTTGACAGAAATGGATAGTGGAGGCTGTGGAGGACATTATATGGCCCAAACAactgcacataagatattgagGGCTAGGTTTTGGTGGCCAACAATTTTTAACGATGCACATCAGTTAGTCAGAAAGTGtgatccatgccaaaggttttctaGGAAATTGAAGTTTTCAGGGAATCTGTCATTAAACCCAGTAGATGTGAAGGCTCCTTTTCAGTAG